The Gemmatimonas phototrophica region TGCGCAATCCAGAATTCGAGTGCCGTCCCGCGTGACTGCATCAGCCCGCGGGACCGGAGCAGTTCTCCAATGACCACATCGCCCATGCCAAAGCCGAGCGCGGGCAGATCGGCCCCTCCCAGCGACTTGAGCAGATTGTCATACCGACCGCCCCCACAGATCGCGCGAAACTCTCCGACGTTGTCAAACAGTTCGAACACGATGCCCGTGTAGTACGCGAGGCCGCGCACGATCGTGAGATCAAAACGGATCCACGAGGCGACGCCCAGCGCGTCGAGATGCGCCAGGTATTCCGCAAACCGATCCAGATGCGGTTTGACCGCGGGCGCTTCACCGTATCGGGCCTGCACCGCTGCAAAATCGAGTGTCGCGAAACCCAGAATGATCTCGGCGGTTTCGGTCGGAAGCCCTGCCGCTGCCAGTTTTTCGGCAGACACCTCGCGCGGCTGCCGCTCGAGCTTGTCGAGCACCGCATACACCGCAGGCCACGACGTGTCGGGGATCGCCAGATGTTCCAGCAGGCCGTTCAACAGACGGCGATCACTGACACGAGCACGCACATCCGTGTTCGTCAGTCCGAAGCTGCGCATGATTTCGATGGCCATCGAAATCAGTTCGGCGTCCGCCAGCACATCGCTCTCGCCCACGATGTCCACGTTGAGCTGAAAGTGCTCGCGTAATCGCCCCTTCTGCGTGCGCTCGTACCGGAAGAGCTGGGGAAGAGAGAACCAGCGGACCGGCTTGCGCAGTGTCTGCGCCTTGGCGCCCACCATGCGCGCGAAGGTCGGCGTCATTTCCGGACGCATGGCCACCGGTCGGTCACCCTTGTCCACAAAATTGTACAGCTGGGTGACGATTTCATCGCCACTCTTCTGGGTGTACAACTCCAGCGGCTCGAGCGGCGGCCCGTCGTACTCCAGAAACGCATAGCGCCGCACGATGCGGCGCCAGGTTTCGAAGATGTGGGCTCGCTCGGCGAATTGTTCGGGGTAGAAATCGCGGAAACCGGGCAGTGGCTTTTGGGACATCCGGGAAAGCTACCGAGCCAACGGATGCACCTGCAACCGTTCCATGGCATCCCCTACCGTGTGAAAGGACCCGGTTACCAGGACAGTGGCAGCCTCTGCGCGGGCATGGGCCAGCGCACTCGTGAAATCATCGATACGAAGGATGGGAAGTCCTTGCGTCCGTGCCCATGACTCCACCTCGAGCAGATCCCACGTCCGGTTGGCCGGAGCCGTCGGGGCCATAGTGACCACGATCTTTTCCGCCGCTCGTGCCACCGCGGTCAGAATACCGCGCCAGTCCTTGTCCCGCAGCACACAGACGACGGCCGTAATGGGATGGGGCAGGCCGACCGCGACGAGGTTGGCAACCACCGTGGCCGCCCCGTCAGCATTGTGCGCCACATCGAACAGCCAGGGAGCCGCAAGATGGAACCGCCCCGCCAGATGCACTCCAGGCAACAGTGTGGCGGCATTCGCCTCGATGTCGGCCCAGCGCCCCCCTGCCCCACGAAGCATGGCGAGGGCCACCGCCGTATTGTGCGCCTGAAAATGTCCTACCAACGGCGTCGTGAGGCGCCTTTCCGTCCCCCCCGATGCCAGCGTGAAGCTCGTGCCAAGTGCATCGACCACCACGTCACGGACCTGCCAGTCTTCACCCGTAACCAGCACGGGAGTCGCCCCCGCGCCGACCGCCCGCGCCCGCAGGAACTCGCGAATAGCTGGCTGCGTGTCCCCAACGACCGCGACGGTCACGGGCTTGAAGATCCCTGCCTTCTCCGTCGCGATGGCCTCGAGCGTCTCCCCGAGAAACTCCATGTGGTCAAACCCGATCTGCGTGACCCCGGCGGCCAGCGGCGAGACCACATTGGTCGCGTCGAGTCTTCCCCCGAGGCCCACTTCGACGATCGCGACATCTACCCCCGCTGCCGCGAAGTAGCTGAGCGCCATCGCCGTTGTGGCTTCGAAAAACGTGGCCCCCAGTTCCGTGAGGCGAGGTTCCCAACGGGTGAGCCATTCGGTAATGGCCGCGTGCGACATTGGCACACCATCGATCACGATGCGCTCGGAGAAGTCCACGAGATGTGGCGACGTGTAGCGACCCACCCGTAACCCGGAACCGCGCAGCAGGGCATCCAAAGTGGCAACGGTACTTCCCTTGCCGTTGGTGCCCGCGACGTGGAAGACCGGATAAGCGTCCTGTGGCTGGCCAAGGTCGGCCAGCAGCGCCGACACGCGCTCAAGGCCAAGGCGCCACGCCCCGCCGGTACGCGCAAAAAGACGACGGAGCGCCGCGTGGTACGCCGTTTCCGTTTCGTCAGGCCGTTGGGGCGCGACGGTCCGTGGTGCCCGTGGGTCCAGCGGGCGCTCGCCGGTCAGCTTTCCTGCTGGTCATAACCGGCAGCCGACGGCCGACCAGTCATGTGCCGCAGCAAGCGGGACAACGTGGCGCGCATCTCCTTCCGGTGCACCACGCGATCCACCATCCCCTTTTCCAGCAGGAACTCCGCGGTCTGGAACCCCTCAGGCAAATCCTGGCCAAGCGTCTGCTTGATGACACGCGGACCGGCAAACCCGATGACCGCGCCCGGCTCCGCCAGAATGGCATCGCCCAACATGGCATAGCTCGCGCTTACGCCACCCGTGGTGGGATTGGTGAGCACCGAGATGTACGGAATCCGCCGCTCAGCGAGCTGCGACAAGACCGCCGAGGCCTTGGCCATTTGCATGAGCGACAGGATACCCTCCTGCATGCGGGCGCCGCCCGACTGCGAGACGATGACCAGGGGGTGCTTCTTTTCAAGCGAGCGCTGGCCAAGGCGGGCGATTTTCTCACCCACAACCGAGCCCATGGAACCGCCCATGAAGGCAAAATCCATCACGCCGATGCCTACCGGCATCCCTTCCAGCTGGCCGACCACGGTCAGGATGGCATCACTGTCGCCGGCATTGGCCAGGGCGCGCTTGAGGCGGGCCGGATAATCGGGGAACCCGAGCGGATCGACCGAGCGCAGTTCGCCCCCGATTTCGTTCAGCGTCCCCTCGTCAATCAATGACCCGGCGTAGTCCCACGCCCGCATGCGCCGGTGGAAGTCACACGCCGGGCACACGTTGAGGTTCCTCAAAAACTTGTCACGGATATCCGTGTGCCCACAGGCCTCGCACTTCTCCCACGTATCGGGGGGAATCTCGAGGCGTTCACGTCGCGGCTGACGGGGCTTTCTTTCTTTCCGAAACCAGGCCATAGGAGGGATAAGATCGGAACTTCGGGCGCGGAAGGCTAGACCTTGCGAATAGCCCAGCCCGTTAAACTGCGCCCTCCGGCCCTGCTTCGAGGGGAAGGCTGGGGGGGACGTCATAACCCCAGCGCGTCCGGTTGCCCCCGCCCCTCTGCGGATATTCGGAGCAGCACCGCGACGGAAAGCCAGCTGACGAGCAGGAATGAGCCACCGGCGCTGAAGAAGGGGAGCGGGATGCCGGTGACCGGCATGAGGTTGAGCGTCATCCCGACATTGACGATGACATGAACGAACCACGCGGACATCAACCCGAAGGCCACGAGACTGGGGAAGGCGTCGGCCGCACGGGTTGCCACCCGGGTGCTGCGCAGAAACAGCGCCAGGAACAGCGACAAGGCAACGCACACCCCGACAAACCCCAACTCTTCGCCAACGACGGAAAAAATGAAGTCGGTCTGGCGTTCCGGCAGAAAGCTCAGGCGTTTCTGGGTGCCGAGGGTGAAGCCCTTGCCGAACAAACCACCAGAGCCGATGGCCACCTTGCTCTGAATGACGTTGTAGCCGGCACCTTGCGCGTCATACGCCGGGTCAATGAAGACCAGGAATCGTCGCTGCTGATACGGCTTGAGCTTGTCCCAAAGCAGCGGCGCCACGACGCCCATGACCACGTTGGCCACAATCAGGACGACCCCTTCAACCAGGAACGGACGAAACCAGAGCACAAGCGCCACGAGGATGAGAAACCACGCCCCCCACAACCCGGTGCTGAACGCCAGGATCAGGCTCACCCCCGGACTGGCCAGCATCACCAGCAGTGGCCACGGGACACCGGCCCAAAACAGCATGGCGAAACAAATGCCGACAAAGACCATGCCGGTGCCAAGGTCTGGCTGCAGCATGACGAGAACCCACGGTACGCCAACGATCGTCAGGGGCTTCCATAGCTCCAGCAAGGATCGGACGGTATCCCGCTGCATGGCCAGCGTTCTGGCGAGCATCAGCGTGGTGGCGAGCTTTGCCAACTCGGACGGTTGTCCGACCCGCCGACCGGCGATCGTCAGCCAGCCATTCATGCTCCGCGCCGTCCCGCCGCCGCTCCCGACGAACAAGACGGCAATCAGCAGCACGATACTCATGAGATACAGCGGCCAGGCGCTCCACTCAATGAGCCGCACCGATCCGCGGGTGACGGTCCATGCCGCTCCCAGCGCGAGAACGACCCACGTGATCTGCCGCTTCCACAACCCTTCCAGGGCCGGGTCGGGCACGTCCATCTGGCCAGCCGAAAACACCATCGCCAACCCGAACAGGGTCAGCAGCAAGGCGGTCAGCAGCAGTGGGACATCAACACTCTGCCGCCTGAGGATACCCGTGGAGGCCATTGGCTCAGTCGTTGGTAACGGCGGTCATGGTCAGCTTAGCCTTCAGATAGCGTTCCATGAGCTTGGTGGCAACCTTGGCGGCCGTTGAACCGTGCAGCCCTTCTTCGATAATGATGGCCAGCACGATTCTCGGCTTGTCTGCCGGCGCATAGCCGACGAACCAGGCGTAGTCTTCCTGCCCAGTGACCTGTGCCGTGCCCGTCTTGCCGGCAATGGTCAGTCCCTGAATCTGGGCACCCGCCGCCGTGCCACGGCTCACGACATCGGCCAGCGCCACTTGAATGCTCTTGATCTGTTCGGCGTTGAGATTGAGCAGCTTCTTGCGTTCCGGAGTACGCGCGACAATCTGCGGCGTGGCGGCGTAGCCGTCCGTGGCGAGCGCCGTATAAAAGCGCGCCATGTTGATGGGCGTCTGTGAGTTGTCCGCCTGTCCAATGGACAGGCTCAACACCACCGACTTGTTCCAGCCGCGAGGCCCGTACGTGCGGTCAAAGTACTCCGTGCTGCGCGGCCAGATGGAACGCTTTTCTCCGGGCATATCAATGCCCGTGGGTTCGCCGAAACCCAGCCGCACACCGCCCGCGAGCAACCGCGTGATGCCGATCTTGAGCCCGAGCTGATAGAAGTACACGTCGCACGACTTGGCGATCGCCTGCGCCAGCGTGATATCCCCGTGTCCACGCTTGTCCCAGCATTTGAAGACACGCCCGTAGTAGTAGCCGCCCGTACAGGGCGTCTCCATGTGCGTCTCCATGGTGACGAGGCCAAGCTCCATGCCCAGGGCGGCCGTGGCCAGCTTCCAGGTGGACGCGGGCGGATATCGCCCCGACAACGCGCGGTTGAAGAGCGGCGTGTACTGGTGCTCCTGCAATTCCTTGTAGTACGCATTCGACACTCCACCGATGAACCGGTTGATGTCGTAGCTGGGGGCGCTGTAGATGGCGAGTACACCGCCCGTCTGCGGCTCGAGGGCCACCACGGCACCACGCAGCGAGTCGCCGAAGTACTCATGCGAATACCGCTGGAGATCGAGATCGATGTTGGTGCGCAATGGCGGTGGCGCCTCGGGTTGTACCTCCGGGCGCACGCCATTGTCGCGAACCACACGATTCTTCGCATCCACCTCGACGAACCGACTCCCTTCACGAGCGCGCAACTGCTCTTCGTACTGCAGTTCGAGTCCGCCTTTGCCCACCTGTTGTCCCGCCTTGTAGGCATCGTAGCGCGGCAGCTCGAGCTGCTCCGGGGAAATTTCACCGGTATATCCAACCAGCGCCGCGACCGCCTGCGCATCCGGATAGTAGCGTTTGGGTGCGCTTTGAATGATCAACCCGGGAAACTCCGAGCGTCGCTCCTCCAGCACGGACACCACTTGAAAGCTGGCATCGTTGAAGATCACGGCCGGTCGTGTTGGCGCTGCCCGATAGCGACGAATGGCCAGCGCCTGCTGCGCCGAATCGATCTCGATGATGCGCGACAGGGACCGTAACGCCGATCGCAAGGAGTCCGTGGTTGGACTCAGGATCGAGACGGAGTAACCGGGGAGGTTTTCGGCAATGATGGCGCCATGGCGGTCGTAAATGATGCCGCGCGCCCCCGGAAGTGGTACCTCCCGCAAACGATTGCTTTCCGATGCCAGCACGAACTCGGCATTCTGCAAGACCTGCGTGCGGAAGAACGCACCGCCAAGCACGGTAAAAATGAGCACCAGCAGCGCCCGCGCCACCCGCGCGCGGCGCAAGACGGAATTGGGATGGTAACTCATGCCGCCATCCTCACCTGATCGGGGCGCACCCGTGCGCCACCATTACAACGAGTGTGGTCGATACAACGGACGGAACAACACCAGCAACAGGACCGCGATGATGGCCGTCAGCGCCGCCGACAGTGGCGCCCAGACCAACAGTGACACCAACAGGGACACACCCGCACCAACCCCGGTGAGCAACGTCATGGCAATATCAAACAGCCACTTGGCGCCAAAGACAAACAACCCGGTGAGTGCCACGTGGTCGGCAAAGAACACGGCTTTGAGCCACGATGCCCCAAAGGCCACGAGCGTGAGCACAATGGCACTGGCACCAAAACTTCCCGGAGCCAAGGCATCAAGCGCGAGCCCGGTGAGAAAGCCGGTCAATGCCGCATACCCCGGACGCATACGTACGGCAGAGAAGAGCACCGCGATCACGGCGAAGTCCGCCGCGGCGCGCCCGGCAATGAGTGGACGCACGCTGAACTGCGCGACAATGAGCAGGGCAAACCCGAGCCACGCGCGCAGGGCGCTGCCGATTCCGGGAGACTGTGAAGCGGACCGCATCAACGACGCTCCCTTGGCGGCACCGTGGGACGGGCCAAGGGGGGACGCGGCGCCAGAGCGCGTACCGGCAATGGCACGCGCACGGTGCCGGAGTCCGGACGTCGGATCCGCGTGCTATCCCCTCGAAGGCTGCTGTCGGCACGGGTGCCGAACCCGCCGCCAATGGTATCCGCCAGCGACAGACTGTCGGCACTCAGGGAGTCCAGCGCGGCACGACGGGCGGCCAGTTCATCGAGAGCGGTGACGCGCGCCAGCGAATCGCCCGCGGCGGCGACCGCACGTGCGGCGCTGTCCGCTGCTGCCGCGCTTGTCCACACCCCATTCACGCCGCGCTGCGCTCGTCCCGGCAACAAGACCAGCACCGGACCAATATTCTCCGGCAACACCGCAGGTTTCACCAGATACGTCCGGGCCCACTTTTCCGGTGTGCTCAATTCCCCGATCACCGTGCCGACAGGAATGCCGCGGGGATAGGTGGCCCCGAGCCCGGAACTCACAATGAGGGTTCCGGTATCCAGTTTGGCGCGAAACGGCACGCCCCGCATTTCCAGCAACCACCGCTCGGCGCCTTCTGCCAGATGGGGCTGCATAATTCCGAAGGCGTTCTGATCAGCACTCATGACGCTCACCCGAAAATCGGGATGTGCCCACGTGAGCGCCGTGCTCGTCGTGCGATCGACAGAAACCACCATGCCCACCAGACCATCAGCGGTCACCACCGGCTGATACGGCTGCACGCCAACGTCACTCCCCACCGTTAACGCAATGGAGAATTCGTCCCCACCACGAATGGGCAACAGCTCCGCCGGCACAAAGCCATCCTGCAAGCGCGCCGACAACCCAAGCAGTTGGCGGAGTGTTCTGTTCTCGTCGCTGATGGCACGCAGGCTCAGCGTGTCCGTGACCGCACGCCCGCGTGTGACCAGCAAGTCATTGCGCGCCACCACAGCGGCGCGAATGGTGGCGGCTCGCCCTTCGAGTTGCACCAGCGGCGACAGCACCGTGGCGCGCAGCAGCGCGGCCACGTCTTCACGCGTGCGCCGCGGAGAAAGAAAAGCCAGGACCGACAATGCCACGCACACCAGCACGAGGCCGGTGTCGAGACGCCCTTCGCCGCGAACGTTCCGTGCCACGCGTATTCAGCGAGTGAAAAGGGGAATGATGTGACTCAGGTGGTCAACACCGACCAGTACTTCTCTTCATCATCAAGAATCTTGCCGGTCCCACGCACGACACACGTGAGCGGATCCTCGTCAACATGAATGGGCAGCCCCGTTTCCTGAGAGAGCAGCACATCCAGTCCGCGAATGAGCGCTCCGCCGCCGGTCATCACGATGCCGCGATCCACGATGTCCGAGGCCAACTCCGGCGGGGTGATTTCGAGCGCGCGCCGCACCGCATCCACAATCTGCTGAATGGGTTCCTGCACCGCTTCCCGAATTTCACTGGAGTGCACGCGCACCGTCTTGGGAATGCCAGAGACCAGATCGCGCCCCTTCACTTCCATTTCACGTTCTTCGCCCACCGGATACGCCGAACCGATCTGAATCTTGATCTGCTCCGCCGTGGGCTCACCGATCAGCAGATTGTAGTTCTTGCGCATGAACTGCACGATGCTGATGTCCAGCTCATCGCCACCAGTACGAATGGAGGTATCGCTGACGATGCCAGACAGCGCGATGACGGCGATCTCCGTGGTGCCCCCGCCGATGTCGATCACCATGTTGCCCGTGGGCGACTCCACCGGAAGACCCACGCCGATGGCCGCCGCCATGGGTTCCGTCACCATGAAGACTTCTTTGGCGCCAGCGCCGAGTGCCGAGTCTCGCACGGCGCGCTTTTCCACTTCCGTAATGCCCGACGGCACGCACACGATCACGCGCGGCTTCACCTTGAAGACGTGCTTGTCGATCACCAGCGTCAGGAAATAGCGCAGCATCTTTTCCGTCACATCGAAGTCGGCGATCACGCCGTCCTTCATGGGCCGGACGGCCATGATGCCATCGGGGGTCCGCCCGAGCATGCGCTTGGCCTCGAGGCCAACGCCCTTGATCTTCTTGGTCTCACGGTCGAGCGCGACGACAGAGGGCTCGTTCAGCACGATCCCCTCGCCTTTCACATAGATCAGCGTATTGGCAGTGCCAAGGTCTACGGCGATGGCATTCGCCGGGAAGAACGAGTTCGACTTACTGAAGGGCCAGAACATCCAGAGAGACCGGGGCGGCGCGACACCGGAGGGTGGCGCCTGTGAAAAACGGGCAGCGACGTATACGGTAACGTATTGGCTCACGCCAGAGCGGACAAGCTGTTGGAATATCGTGACCTAGCGCACTGCCGCCGTCAGCGGTCAGGTCCGTGGTGGCCGCAAAGTTCCGCGGTCACACCAAAAAAAGCGGCCGGTCCCATCAGGGACCGGCCGCGTGCCATCAGGGGCAGCTACCAAGGCGATCGTCGGGCACCAGTGGCCCCCCATACCGGTCAGAGGAACGAAGAGGGGTCGGTGAGCTCCATCCCGAACGCTTCCGCCACTCCCGGAAAGGTGACCTTTCCGCCGGACATGTTGAGCCCCTTCAGCAGCGCGCCATTGTCCTTCAGCGCCTTCTTCCATCCCTTGTTCGCCAGCTGCAGCGTATAGGGCAACGTCGCATTGGTGAGCGCCAAGGTGGACGTGCGCGGCACGGCCCCTGGCATGTTGGCGACGCCATAGTGGATGATACCGTCCACGGTGTACGTGGGATTCTCATGTGTGGTCGGCTTGATCGTCTCCACGCAACCACCCTGATCCACCGCCACGTCCACGATTACCGCTCCCGGACGCATCTTGGCCAGATCGGCGCGCCGCACGAGCTTGGGGGCTTTGGCACCCGGAATGAGCACTCCACCAATGACCAGGTCACAGGTGCTGATCTGCTCAAGGATGTTGTGTCGGTTGGAGTGAACAAGCTGCACGTTGGCCGGCATGACGTCGGACAGGTAGCGCAGGCGCTCCAACGACAGGTCGAGCACCACCACCTTGGCACCGAGTCCCGCCGCCATCTTCGCGGCGTTCACGCCCACAATGCCGCCGCCCAGAATTACGACCTTGGCCGGCGCCACGCCCGGCACGCCACCCAGCAGTACGCCACGACCACCATACAGCTTTTCGAGGTACTTGGCCCCTTCCTGCACCGCCATGCGCCCCGCCACCTCAGACATTGGAATCAGCAACGGCAGATCGCGATTCGGGAGTTCGACGGTCTCGTACGCAATGCAGGTGGCTCCGCTGGCCAGGTGCGCCTGGGTCAGCGCTTCATCGGCGGCAAAATGGAAATACGTGAACAGCGTGAGGTCCGGGCGCAGATACTGCCACTCCGGCGCGATGGGCTCCTTGACCTTGAGAAGCAGCTCCGCTTTCCCCCACGCGGAGGCCGCGTCGGGAACGATCTGAGCGCCAACGGCCACGTAGGCCGCATCTTCGAAACCGCTGCCAATGCCGGCCCCGGTTTCGATGAAAACGTCGTGGCCCGATGCCACCAGCGCCTCCGCGCCAGCCGGGACCAAAGCCACACGGTTCTCGTTGGTCTTGATCTCCTTCGGTACACCGATACGCATAGTCGATTCTGGATAGGGGGAGTTCGTCAGCGGACCGCTTTGGGGCCGAGACTGACGAGAATGTGTCGATCCGGATCGAAGAAATCGCGCGCCACGTCGCGCACCTGATCTTCGTCGATGGCATCCACGAGCGCCATCAGCTCGTCAATCGTGCGGAACGGCTCGCCGTACAGCGCGGTCGTTGCCGCCCGATACATGCGCGAGGAGACGCCTTCCATGGACATCACCAACTGCCCACGTAACTGACGCTTTCCCGCCGCCAACTCACTGGCCGTCAAACCATTCAGTGCCACTCCACGCAGAACCTCACGGACCGCGTCGATGGCCTGTTGCGCCGTCTCCGGTGCACTCGCCAGATACACACCGTGCGATCCGGTATCGGCGTACGCGCTGCTGAAGCTGTGCACGCTGTATGCGAGGCCTAGCTCCTCGCGGACCCGCTGAAACAGGCGCGAACTCATACCGCCGCCCAACAACATGTCGATCAACGCAAAGGCATAACGGCGATCATCGCCATGAGCGATGCCCTGCCCGCCAAGCACGATGTGCGTCTGGCCGATGTCCTTGCGCTTGATGTGCTCCGCATGCGGTCCAGCCACTTCCACCGGATCCACCGGGAACGGCGTGACATCACCTTTCGGGATGTCCATCCACCCGGTCTGTCGCAGTGTTTCAAGCAGCTGCTCATGCTCAACACGTCCCGACGCGGCAACCACCAATCGCCCGGGATGATATGCCCGCGCGTGGAGGGCCCGGATGTCCGGGACATCGAGTGTCTTGACCGTGTCGCGGGTTCCGAGAATCGCGAAGCCGTGAGGATGGTCTCCCCACAGCGCACGGTTGTGCACATCGAAAATGATGTCGTCGGGCGTGTCCTCCACCATGCTGATCTCTTCAAGGATCACCTTGCGCTCAAGCGCGAGATCCTCCGATCGCAGCAGCGGATGAAAGATGAGTTCCCCAATGACATGCGCGGCTTCCGCCAGATGCTCGTCGAGCACACGAGCCTGATAGGACGTGTGCTCGCGTTCGGTGTACGCATCGAGCGAGCCCCCGAGGGTTTCGAGGGACAACGCGATTTCCTGGGCACTCCGCGATCGGGTGCCCTTGAACACCATGTGTTCGAGCAAATGGGAGACCCCCATCTGCTCGGGGTGTTCATGCAATGTCGCTGCGCGAACCCAGGCGCCGAAAGCAACCGACCGCGCTCCCGGAACGGCTTCCGAGAGCACGGTCAGTCCATTGGGAAGGTCCGTACGGTGCAGCGTGGGCGCCGGAGCGCCCAGAGGCTTAGCGCCGATCGCGACCACCGCCGTTCCGTCCACCACGTCCACCACGATCGCCGCCACCGC contains the following coding sequences:
- the rodA gene encoding rod shape-determining protein RodA, with product MASTGILRRQSVDVPLLLTALLLTLFGLAMVFSAGQMDVPDPALEGLWKRQITWVVLALGAAWTVTRGSVRLIEWSAWPLYLMSIVLLIAVLFVGSGGGTARSMNGWLTIAGRRVGQPSELAKLATTLMLARTLAMQRDTVRSLLELWKPLTIVGVPWVLVMLQPDLGTGMVFVGICFAMLFWAGVPWPLLVMLASPGVSLILAFSTGLWGAWFLILVALVLWFRPFLVEGVVLIVANVVMGVVAPLLWDKLKPYQQRRFLVFIDPAYDAQGAGYNVIQSKVAIGSGGLFGKGFTLGTQKRLSFLPERQTDFIFSVVGEELGFVGVCVALSLFLALFLRSTRVATRAADAFPSLVAFGLMSAWFVHVIVNVGMTLNLMPVTGIPLPFFSAGGSFLLVSWLSVAVLLRISAEGRGQPDALGL
- a CDS encoding bifunctional folylpolyglutamate synthase/dihydrofolate synthase, producing the protein MSALLADLGQPQDAYPVFHVAGTNGKGSTVATLDALLRGSGLRVGRYTSPHLVDFSERIVIDGVPMSHAAITEWLTRWEPRLTELGATFFEATTAMALSYFAAAGVDVAIVEVGLGGRLDATNVVSPLAAGVTQIGFDHMEFLGETLEAIATEKAGIFKPVTVAVVGDTQPAIREFLRARAVGAGATPVLVTGEDWQVRDVVVDALGTSFTLASGGTERRLTTPLVGHFQAHNTAVALAMLRGAGGRWADIEANAATLLPGVHLAGRFHLAAPWLFDVAHNADGAATVVANLVAVGLPHPITAVVCVLRDKDWRGILTAVARAAEKIVVTMAPTAPANRTWDLLEVESWARTQGLPILRIDDFTSALAHARAEAATVLVTGSFHTVGDAMERLQVHPLAR
- a CDS encoding rod shape-determining protein, giving the protein MFWPFSKSNSFFPANAIAVDLGTANTLIYVKGEGIVLNEPSVVALDRETKKIKGVGLEAKRMLGRTPDGIMAVRPMKDGVIADFDVTEKMLRYFLTLVIDKHVFKVKPRVIVCVPSGITEVEKRAVRDSALGAGAKEVFMVTEPMAAAIGVGLPVESPTGNMVIDIGGGTTEIAVIALSGIVSDTSIRTGGDELDISIVQFMRKNYNLLIGEPTAEQIKIQIGSAYPVGEEREMEVKGRDLVSGIPKTVRVHSSEIREAVQEPIQQIVDAVRRALEITPPELASDIVDRGIVMTGGGALIRGLDVLLSQETGLPIHVDEDPLTCVVRGTGKILDDEEKYWSVLTT
- the ald gene encoding alanine dehydrogenase, with protein sequence MRIGVPKEIKTNENRVALVPAGAEALVASGHDVFIETGAGIGSGFEDAAYVAVGAQIVPDAASAWGKAELLLKVKEPIAPEWQYLRPDLTLFTYFHFAADEALTQAHLASGATCIAYETVELPNRDLPLLIPMSEVAGRMAVQEGAKYLEKLYGGRGVLLGGVPGVAPAKVVILGGGIVGVNAAKMAAGLGAKVVVLDLSLERLRYLSDVMPANVQLVHSNRHNILEQISTCDLVIGGVLIPGAKAPKLVRRADLAKMRPGAVIVDVAVDQGGCVETIKPTTHENPTYTVDGIIHYGVANMPGAVPRTSTLALTNATLPYTLQLANKGWKKALKDNGALLKGLNMSGGKVTFPGVAEAFGMELTDPSSFL
- the mreC gene encoding rod shape-determining protein MreC, with amino-acid sequence MARNVRGEGRLDTGLVLVCVALSVLAFLSPRRTREDVAALLRATVLSPLVQLEGRAATIRAAVVARNDLLVTRGRAVTDTLSLRAISDENRTLRQLLGLSARLQDGFVPAELLPIRGGDEFSIALTVGSDVGVQPYQPVVTADGLVGMVVSVDRTTSTALTWAHPDFRVSVMSADQNAFGIMQPHLAEGAERWLLEMRGVPFRAKLDTGTLIVSSGLGATYPRGIPVGTVIGELSTPEKWARTYLVKPAVLPENIGPVLVLLPGRAQRGVNGVWTSAAAADSAARAVAAAGDSLARVTALDELAARRAALDSLSADSLSLADTIGGGFGTRADSSLRGDSTRIRRPDSGTVRVPLPVRALAPRPPLARPTVPPRERR
- the mrdA gene encoding penicillin-binding protein 2 — protein: MSYHPNSVLRRARVARALLVLIFTVLGGAFFRTQVLQNAEFVLASESNRLREVPLPGARGIIYDRHGAIIAENLPGYSVSILSPTTDSLRSALRSLSRIIEIDSAQQALAIRRYRAAPTRPAVIFNDASFQVVSVLEERRSEFPGLIIQSAPKRYYPDAQAVAALVGYTGEISPEQLELPRYDAYKAGQQVGKGGLELQYEEQLRAREGSRFVEVDAKNRVVRDNGVRPEVQPEAPPPLRTNIDLDLQRYSHEYFGDSLRGAVVALEPQTGGVLAIYSAPSYDINRFIGGVSNAYYKELQEHQYTPLFNRALSGRYPPASTWKLATAALGMELGLVTMETHMETPCTGGYYYGRVFKCWDKRGHGDITLAQAIAKSCDVYFYQLGLKIGITRLLAGGVRLGFGEPTGIDMPGEKRSIWPRSTEYFDRTYGPRGWNKSVVLSLSIGQADNSQTPINMARFYTALATDGYAATPQIVARTPERKKLLNLNAEQIKSIQVALADVVSRGTAAGAQIQGLTIAGKTGTAQVTGQEDYAWFVGYAPADKPRIVLAIIIEEGLHGSTAAKVATKLMERYLKAKLTMTAVTND
- a CDS encoding rod shape-determining protein MreD; amino-acid sequence: MRSASQSPGIGSALRAWLGFALLIVAQFSVRPLIAGRAAADFAVIAVLFSAVRMRPGYAALTGFLTGLALDALAPGSFGASAIVLTLVAFGASWLKAVFFADHVALTGLFVFGAKWLFDIAMTLLTGVGAGVSLLVSLLVWAPLSAALTAIIAVLLLVLFRPLYRPHSL
- the hisS gene encoding histidine--tRNA ligase — protein: MSQKPLPGFRDFYPEQFAERAHIFETWRRIVRRYAFLEYDGPPLEPLELYTQKSGDEIVTQLYNFVDKGDRPVAMRPEMTPTFARMVGAKAQTLRKPVRWFSLPQLFRYERTQKGRLREHFQLNVDIVGESDVLADAELISMAIEIMRSFGLTNTDVRARVSDRRLLNGLLEHLAIPDTSWPAVYAVLDKLERQPREVSAEKLAAAGLPTETAEIILGFATLDFAAVQARYGEAPAVKPHLDRFAEYLAHLDALGVASWIRFDLTIVRGLAYYTGIVFELFDNVGEFRAICGGGRYDNLLKSLGGADLPALGFGMGDVVIGELLRSRGLMQSRGTALEFWIAQSPEQASAPAGALQTATAMRQAGCTVEYALKAQKLDKQVDAGRKAGAHAFVIVDTASTDAPWRVRRAGHDDQIFTTLEALCAWASLQNGSRS
- the accD gene encoding acetyl-CoA carboxylase, carboxyltransferase subunit beta, giving the protein MAWFRKERKPRQPRRERLEIPPDTWEKCEACGHTDIRDKFLRNLNVCPACDFHRRMRAWDYAGSLIDEGTLNEIGGELRSVDPLGFPDYPARLKRALANAGDSDAILTVVGQLEGMPVGIGVMDFAFMGGSMGSVVGEKIARLGQRSLEKKHPLVIVSQSGGARMQEGILSLMQMAKASAVLSQLAERRIPYISVLTNPTTGGVSASYAMLGDAILAEPGAVIGFAGPRVIKQTLGQDLPEGFQTAEFLLEKGMVDRVVHRKEMRATLSRLLRHMTGRPSAAGYDQQES